The following proteins are co-located in the Tetrapisispora phaffii CBS 4417 chromosome 4, complete genome genome:
- the TPHA0D01830 gene encoding uncharacterized protein (similar to Saccharomyces cerevisiae BRL1 (YHR036W); ancestral locus Anc_5.309): protein MIIEPGNGLDLLASKDCSSYYEKDFKNQNSHDIIDKYLKYTPNNPSPLRKALEIYSDVGYDGESSGYNFSDDEIGYFDDEHNHIETGGNKKRKRRYRYSSDEERLKLLTKHIDYQDQPVKKRDIIKDVIFKINKRIRKIKKCIYCIDFFVIMGAMKVILSPSRLGILISSILYGIKLRPNGEESKYDIYYNSTSKVRVFDNGQHIEEAYGSQLNNNIDDEIENLLYNDSSSYQLYKEYGLRSRLVKPPLLSKKLLSDNNLIDDQNNLKSYHGESDSNVIEFHQNEDAATTNNNNNNNNNNKTLNNRTSIQSKRDAMIIEQQKHRRKRYDLNQDIYKLPSPFFNNGHCKPKYYSIYNLTYISQLFINTIISIFIIMIIFTGIKFTIKNEILDKLSDTKLKLSIESIECIKNYEKNHCGSGKVKAMMIEKHCLNWKSCINNNKDFFHIWQQSGIKLHLIIINGLKIYS from the coding sequence atgataattgaACCCGGCAATGGATTGGATTTATTAGCATCAAAAGATTGTTCTTCATACTACgaaaaagattttaaaaatcaGAATAGCcatgatattattgataaatatttaaaatatacaCCAAATAACCCATCACCACTTCGAAAAGCAttagaaatatattcagATGTGGGGTACGATGGAGAAAGTAGCGGTTACAATTTTAGTGACGATGAAATAGGTTATTTCGATGACGAGCATAACCATATAGAGACGGGCGGCAATAAAAAGAGGAAAAGAAGATATAGATACAGTTCAGATGAGGAAAGacttaaattattaacgAAGCATATAGATTATCAAGATCAACCTGTTAAAAAAAGAGATATAATTAAAGACgttatattcaaaattaataaaagaattcgaaaaataaagaaatgtatatattgcATCGATTTTTTTGTCATTATGGGGGCAATGAAGGTTATACTTTCACCTTCAAGATTAGgaatattaatttcatcGATTTTATATGGTATTAAACTACGACCAAACGGAGAAGAATCCaaatatgatatatattataatagtACAAGTAAAGTACGAGTCTTTGATAACGGACAGCATATTGAGGAAGCCTATGGTAGTCaactaaataataatattgacGACGAGATAGAAAATTTGCTTTATAATGATTCGAGTTCATATCAATTATACAAAGAGTACGGACTTCGTTCAAGATTAGTAAAACCTCCATTATTATctaaaaagttattatcGGACAATAACTTAATTGATGaccaaaataatttaaaaagttaTCACGGTGAATCTGATTCAAATgttattgaatttcatcaaaatgAAGATGCTGCTActactaataataataataataataacaataataataagacTTTAAATAACAGAACAAGTATACAATCTAAGAGAGACGCGATGATTATTGAACAACAGAAACATAGAAGAAAACGATATGATTTAAATCAGGATATTTATAAGTTGCCATCaccattttttaataatggaCATTGTAaaccaaaatattattcaatttacaATTTAACATACATTTCACAACTTTTCATCAACAcgataatatcaatatttataataatgattataTTCACTGgaattaaatttacaattaaGAATGAAATATTAGATAAACTTTCCGATAcgaaattaaaattatcaattgaatcaattgaatgtattaaaaattatgaaaaaaACCATTGTGGATCAGGTAAAGTTAAAGCGATGATGATTGAAAAACATTGTCTTAATTGGAAAAGTTGtataaacaataataaagaCTTTTTCCACATATGGCAACAGTCTGGAATTAAATtgcatttaataataattaatggattaaaaatttattcttaa
- the PIH1 gene encoding Pih1p (similar to Saccharomyces cerevisiae PIH1 (YHR034C); ancestral locus Anc_5.317), giving the protein MSFLLKEVNESNRKDVVLLKPTPAFVIKSKVIGYNQQVVRTIKLESNVKIFINLCYDDQVPQPDVPFNPNIVYPLIMNNKWEIPIVTSSIRSDVDKKGNNCYVCDCCINTECIDWIVKDLQLREILIEWCLESCEIRESLEISRDHIAFPKLKLKGDSIPSIEILNDELTTDVDKKISDALKPELFSDPSSFFKMKRSLIDDVDDQVMGDTDGELPPLFPRAEIETMSKPLIQELTELDLDKNIKRNNNTQVVERKEVTFDVTMRKTKATDVYKLKIEVVSNINSSLDVDLNYSEINNELIVLNTNLIDFKPKEVKIPLPDIFSKENVSNMKVFFIKSERKMIIYI; this is encoded by the coding sequence ATGAGTTTTCTACTAAAAGAAGTCAATGAATCAAATAGAAAAGATGTAGTTTTACTCAAACCCACACCAGCATTTGTCATTAAATCAAAAGTAATTGGATACAATCAACAGGTGGTGAGAACAATTAAACTGGAAAGTAATGTgaagatatttataaatttatgCTATGATGACCAAGTTCCCCAGCCTGACGTTCCCTTTAATCCAAACATTGTTTACCCTTTAATTATGAATAACAAGTGGGAGATTCCTATAGTCACGTCGTCAATTCGTAGTGATGTAGATAAAAAAGGAAACAATTGCTATGTATGTGATTGTTGTATAAATACTGAATGTATTGATTGGATTGTTAAAGATCTCCAGTTGAGAGAAATATTGATAGAATGGTGTCTAGAATCATGTGAAATAAGAGAGTCACttgaaatttcaagagATCATATTGCAtttccaaaattaaaattaaaaggtGATTCTATTCCTTCGATAGAAATCTTGAATGATGAATTAACAACAGATGTTGATAAAAAAATCTCTGATGCATTAAAACCTGAATTGTTTTCTGATCCTTCTAGCTTctttaaaatgaaaagaagTTTGATAGATGATGTGGATGACCAAGTTATGGGTGATACGGATGGCGAATTACCGCCATTATTTCCTCGAGctgaaattgaaacaatGTCAAAACCATTGATCCAAGAACTAACTGAATTAGATTTAGATAAAAACATAAAGCGAAATAACAATACACAGGTTGTCGAACGAAAAGAGGTTACATTTGATGTTACAATGCGTAAAACGAAAGCTACTGATGTATATAAACTCAAGATTGAAGTAGTGAGTAATATTAACTCAAGTTTAGATGTGGATTTAAATTACTCAGAAATCAATAACgaattaattgttttgaatactaatttaattgattttaagCCAAAGGAAGTCAAAATTCCTTTACCAGACATATTCAGCAAAGAAAACGTCTCAAATATGAAAGTGTTCTTTATAAAATctgaaagaaaaatgattatttatatataa
- the BFR2 gene encoding rRNA-processing protein BFR2 (similar to Saccharomyces cerevisiae BFR2 (YDR299W); ancestral locus Anc_5.316), whose amino-acid sequence MGKSLSEQILDIANKPINEDIDIENEDVAFRNEGDSDSQVSDVEDEESETVKGTGHYVSVGKSKLRNEVKDVVTDAKYTGQKGSRADLYSDGNDDDADENEGESDAMSFVTDSEDQEVSADDDEEEENDNEEAEEEEDEDQELKRERLTRLVNQETKKAISGLSQGTKRDAAKGLSILKQNRVFESTIDVRIKLQKALSSANLLPLTRDSWDVYLANDNKTIKLLEKTNKKLNKVFNKLVSFRTEFQLNDHITTEESDNTDKKRSYTDLVEETDRLDNSLKEYRDAVLNKWSIKIASASGNTALNATKFQNINQSADIQVNNQLADLPRLIKRTCLNRRNTQPLNFNEDLNSGKLSHIKNSSVENAEDDGEDNIDIPSNYDPRRKNNTKLDTSENPYIFDDEDFYRVLLNDLVDKKISNAQNLQSNGANIAITSRSNNKLKKNIDTKASKGRKLNYSVQESIANYEAPANDGYKWSDEHIDEFFAGLFGQKINFEENENEDNNKEDSENHEQDEQVLEAIKNDEIQIFG is encoded by the coding sequence ATGGGCAAAAGCTTGTCGGAACAAATTTTGGATATTGCCAATAAACCAAttaatgaagatattgatattgaaaatgaagatgtTGCTTTTAGAAATGAAGGTGATTCCGATTCTCAAGTCAGTGATGTAGAGGATGAGGAATCTGAAACAGTTAAAGGGACAGGACATTATGTTAGTGTCGGAAAGTCGAAGTTGAGGAACGAGGTCAAAGATGTAGTTACCGATGCAAAATATACTGGACAGAAGGGCTCTAGAGCGGATCTATATAGTGATGGCAACGATGATGATgctgatgaaaatgaaggAGAAAGTGATGCTATGTCGTTTGTCACTGATTCTGAAGACCAAGAGGTATCTGCAGATGATGACgaggaagaagaaaatgataatgagGAGGcagaagaggaagaagatgaagatcAGGAAttaaaaagagaaagaCTAACAAGATTAGTCAACCAGGAGACCAAGAAAGCGATCAGCGGTTTATCTCAGGGTACCAAAAGAGATGCTGCTAAAGGTTTgtcaattttgaaacaaaatCGTGTTTTTGAGAGTACTATTGATGTTAGAATCAAATTACAAAAAGCTTTAAGTTCTGCAAATTTATTACCACTAACAAGAGACTCTTGGGACGTATATTTAGCTAATGACAACAAAACTATCAAGTTACTAGAAAAAACTAATAAGAAATTGAATAAGGTCTTCAATAAATTGGTTAGTTTCAGAACggaatttcaattaaatgatCACATCACAACAGAAGAGTCAGACAATACTGACAAGAAAAGATCATACACTGATCTAGTGGAGGAAACTGACAGATTGGATAACAGCTTAAAGGAATATAGAGATGCCGTATTAAATAAGTGGTCAATTAAAATTGCTTCTGCTTCCGGTAACACAGCATTGAATGCAACTAAATTCCAGAACATTAATCAATCGGCTGATATTCAAGTTAATAACCAATTGGCAGATCTACCAAGGTTGATCAAGAGGACGTGTTTGAACAGAAGAAATACACAACCTTTGaattttaatgaagatTTAAACAGCGGTAAATTATCACatatcaaaaattcttCCGTTGAAAACGCAGAGGATGATGGAGAAGATAATATAGATATTCCTTCAAATTATGATCCAAGAAGAAAGAACAACACAAAGCTTGATACTTCTGAAAATCCATACATATTTGACGATGAGGATTTTTACCGTGTGTTGCTAAATGATCTAgttgataaaaaaatatcaaatgcTCAAAATTTGCAAAGCAATGGCGCTAACATTGCCATCACATCTCGTTCGAACAATAAACTAAAGAAGAATATTGACACCAAAGCATCTAAAGGTAGAAAACTGAATTACTCTGTTCAAGAATCAATAGCAAATTATGAAGCACCAGCCAATGATGGGTATAAATGGTCTGATGAGCATATTGATGAGTTCTTTGCCGGTTTATTTGGTCAAAAgattaattttgaagagaatgaaaatgaagacaACAATAAAGAAGATTCAGAAAACCATGAACAAGATGAACAAGTCTTAGAAGCCATCAAGAACGATGAAATCCAAATTTTTGGTTGA
- the DPL1 gene encoding sphinganine-1-phosphate aldolase DPL1 (similar to Saccharomyces cerevisiae DPL1 (YDR294C); ancestral locus Anc_5.310): MDSEYPEGLETYSICQEIVNSILQFDTKKACILVNNGRSGLVSYFKETALLELFKQYLLIVFVLGFVNKVFQYIKWYGLFGSIRRLYRCVAKKIFVLLLNSPFLRKTVEKEVKTATDTIEKDLIKNSDSLIDFEELPKHGLSNKEVLNELDKLQNCLPYSHWEDGRVSGAVYHGGDELIKLQSQAFEMYAVANQLHPDVFPGVRKMESEVVSMTLKLFNAPENTGCGTTTSGGTESLLMACLSAKWYGYHHKGIKNPEMIVPVTAHAGFDKASYYFGIKMHHVEVDPVTYKVDLKKVESFINRNTVLLVGSAPNFPHGIIDDIEGLGKIAKTHNIPLHVDCCLGSFIVAYMKKAGFTDIPLFDFQVPGVTSISCDTHKYGFAPKGSSIIMYRNADLRKQQYFVTSDWVGGLYGSPTLAGSRPGALVVGCWATMVHLGEDGYISSCKEIIGAAKVLRNYIEENIPQLTIIGDPKLSVISFKSDVINVYDLADKLSAKGWHLSSLQNPAALHFAITKLSVPSVDLLATTLKELVAEELHNSTGISSTVGTSAIYGVAGSVKTTGISDKLIVSFLDTLYKVKPTD, encoded by the coding sequence ATGGATTCGGAATATCCTGAAGGGTTAGAAACATATTCAATTTGTCAAGAAATtgtaaattcaattttacaatttgATACTAAGAAGGCATGTATTCTTGTAAATAATGGTCGTTCTGGTTTGGTGTCATATTTCAAAGAAACAGCACTACTGGAACtttttaaacaatatcTGTTGATTGTCTTTGTCCTAGGCTTTGTAAATAAGGTATTccaatatattaaatggtATGGACTATTTGGTTCAATAAGGAGACTATATAGGTGTGTGgctaaaaaaatatttgttttgttattaaattcacCATTTTTAAGGAAGACAGTCGAAAAAGAGGTAAAAACTGCCACTGacacaattgaaaaagatttgattaaaaattcagattctttaattgattttgaagaattgcCGAAACATGGTTTATCAAACAAGGAGGTTTTAAATGAACTTGATAAGTTGCAAAACTGTCTACCATACTCTCACTGGGAAGATGGTAGAGTTTCTGGTGCAGTCTACCACGGTGGTgatgaattaattaaattgcAAAGCCAAGCCTTCGAAATGTATGCCGTTGCAAACCAATTACATCCAGATGTGTTTCCAGGTGTGCGTAAAATGGAATCGGAAGTTGTTTCTATGACATTAAAGCTATTCAATGCTCCTGAAAATACTGGTTGCGGTACAACGACATCTGGTGGTACTGAATCTTTACTAATGGCTTGTTTAAGTGCAAAATGGTATGGGTATCATCATAAAGGAATTAAAAATCCGGAAATGATTGTTCCTGTAACTGCTCATGCTGGGTTTGATAAGGCTTCGTATTATTTTGGGATTAAAATGCACCACGTTGAAGTTGATCCTGTCACTTATAAAGTGGATTTGAAGAAGGTAGaatcatttattaatagGAACACTGTCTTATTAGTTGGTTCAGCTCCAAACTTTCCACATGGTATAATTGATGACATCGAAGGTCTTGGTAAAATTGCTAAAACTCACAATATTCCATTACATGTCGATTGTTGTCTAGGATCATTCATCGTAGCATACATGAAAAAAGCCGGGTTTACTGATATTccattatttgattttcaAGTACCAGGAGTGACCTCGATTTCTTGTGATACTCACAAGTACGGTTTTGCTCCAAAAGGTTCTTCTATTATTATGTATCGTAACGCAGATTTGAgaaaacaacaatattttgttactTCAGACTGGGTGGGTGGTTTGTATGGTTCACCAACTTTGGCCGGTTCAAGACCTGGTGCCTTAGTTGTTGGATGTTGGGCCACTATGGTTCATCTTGGTGAAGATGGTTACATTAGCTCATGTAAAGAAATCATCGGAGCTGCTAAAGTATTGAGAAACTATATTGAGGAAAATATACCACAATTGACTATTATTGGTGATCCTAAATTATCGGTCATCTCATTTAAATCAGATGTTATTAATGTCTACGATCTGGCTGATAAACTGTCTGCCAAAGGATGGCATTTAAGCAGTTTACAAAATCCTGCTGCTTTACATTTTGCCATTACAAAATTAAGTGTTCCTAGTGTCGATCTGTTAGCTACGACATTGAAAGAATTAGTTGCTGAAGAGCTACACAATTCAACCGGTATCTCTTCGACAGTCGGCACTAGTGCTATTTATGGTGTAGCTGGTAGTGTCAAGACAACCGGTATATCAGACAAGTTAATTGTCAGTTTTCTTGATACATTGTATAAAGTAAAGCCTACTGACTAA
- the MHR1 gene encoding mitochondrial 54S ribosomal protein mL67 (similar to Saccharomyces cerevisiae MHR1 (YDR296W); ancestral locus Anc_5.313), producing the protein MSGTSVKKVVGAARFRPTKWLKAAGYSPQVFVFRNLQSGQVLYSQLPNFTDKQIDNQFQRPNWENKKPSTRRDLWKCMCVIDMPNHEGSVQLYQNLVRLRYLRDVTLKGDAKAMRKKNGDGNTWFSGLYRPTYTQEAVADIIESLRKIKHNDAEQKLIDSDSNAITIHWEDIWRMGDKTKHWDPLLLNINHTEIERTGNTSREESVILKQLGELAKQATDKSKA; encoded by the coding sequence atgagTGGAACCTCAGTGAAAAAAGTTGTCGGTGCCGCAAGATTCCGTCCTACTAAATGGTTAAAAGCAGCAGGATATTCTCCACAAGTGTTTGTTTTCAGGAATTTACAAAGTGGCCAAGTTTTATATTCACAATTACCTAACTTCACAGACAAGCAGATTGATAATCAATTCCAAAGGCCTAATTGGGAGAACAAGAAGCCATCTACGAGACGTGATCTTTGGAAATGCATGTGCGTAATTGACATGCCAAATCACGAAGGTAGCGTTCAATTGTATCAGAATTTAGTAAGGTTGAGATACTTACGTGATGTGACTTTAAAGGGTGACGCTAAGGCAATGAGAAAGAAGAATGGCGATGGTAATACATGGTTTAGTGGGCTGTATAGGCCTACGTATACGCAAGAGGCTGTGGCTGATATTATTGAGTCcttaagaaaaattaagCACAACGATGCTGAACAGAAATTAATCGATTCTGATTCTAATGCGATAACTATACATTGGGAAGATATATGGAGAATGGGGGACAAGACCAAACACTGGGATCCATTACTTTTAAATATCAACCATACTGAAATAGAACGCACCGGTAACACTAGTAGAGAAGAGAGTGTCATATTGAAACAGTTAGGTGAACTAGCTAAACAAGCTACTGATAAGTCCAAAGCATGA
- the ATP5 gene encoding F1F0 ATP synthase subunit 5 (similar to Saccharomyces cerevisiae ATP5 (YDR298C); ancestral locus Anc_5.315) produces MSGRLFIRSLATNARSIRSPVQLFGLDGTYATALFTASAKATSVEDASTSLSKLSEVIKSDENLTKDILDNPALSSQQREIVVEQLVKLTNVNDASVKNLLSLLAENNRLALLPKISKQFQTLVDAHNGLVQGFVTTAQPLDAKNFKRIEKSLTQSALVGKGKTLKLINLVKPEIKGGLIIEIDQKTVDLSVATKLQKLNKALKEDI; encoded by the coding sequence ATGTCCGGTAGATTATTTATTCGTTCTTTGGCCACCAATGCTAGATCTATAAGATCTCCTGTCCAATTGTTTGGTCTGGATGGTACTTACGCAACTGCATTGTTCACTGCTTCTGCAAAAGCTACGTCTGTTGAAGATGCTTCTACTTCCCTATCCAAACTATCAGAAGTTATTAAATCTGATGAAAATTTGACTAAAGATATCTTGGACAACCCAGCTTTGTCTTCACAACAGAGAGAAATAGTCGTCGAACAACTAGTCAAACTTACAAATGTTAATGATGCTTCAGTAAAGAATTTACTATCTTTATTAGCCGAAAACAATAGATTAGCATTGTTGccaaaaatttcaaaacaatttcaaaCTTTAGTCGATGCTCATAACGGTCTAGTCCAAGGGTTTGTCACCACTGCTCAACCATTGGATgctaaaaatttcaaaagaatcGAAAAATCTTTAACTCAATCTGCATTGGTGGGTAAAGGTAAGactttaaaattaattaatttagtTAAACCTGAAATCAAGGGTGgtttaattattgaaatagaTCAAAAAACGGTCGATTTAAGCGTGGCTACCAAACtacaaaaattgaataaagctttgaaagaagatatttga
- the HDA2 gene encoding Hda2p (similar to Saccharomyces cerevisiae HDA2 (YDR295C); ancestral locus Anc_5.311) — protein sequence MSSKNLNVFYIPVGLTSFQKDLIEILISIHSKAFKTELGIGEGDSVKAEEDRKDTNTSLTTLSNIQMTYMFDSGIWSVLNHPCLIVDHYMPRQFLLMEPTERLINSSDKFKQLDMFLTSLLSRNRTTFPGVVKIALVSHGVRELDLLESYILGKKLKILRLSGKSLYKEGYQYPVSSENNKQKSKRRKKDSSSDSSSSHDSSPNTTAANRYTGYAKDDYDYSSKRNKNLDSKEEKEDWIFLTTSNHLLNNPKLLSEYDIDIIISFDPLLDPNMEAFKNIKNLKNNKTAKKLSIIKLVVKDSPDHFILHKKMSYKKDNYQNILKSITHFLLTRESVIPTTTIACKSNEKIETTERYPKIAYREFIEKLLLGEDIKRILPELELSTNTHLNDEDEILKCCKSTLCPLDYSDLQLDNDTTITNIKTYQSTLMKRTIERMKSLQNDYGIKKNIILNKRVEETNIQNSFDELKHSIGETFKKSQEMEKLANNSEKTLEKAQSEKDKLKAKLTKLQSKKLELSKLLSAETDSAVSDLKTNYLSQIENFTKEFEQIKKINDDLSKKNDDLRLDYQQKSSKAAELAQTLKSEIERHDSLKKLLEGPTASLEYQSAVDLEKRLLNDKLNLKNENNLLKSYMEQVKKQYEANRTGGLKATSSSSATNSPNSSSSDTPSNQTSTNKYGRQRSTR from the coding sequence atgagctcaaagaatttgaatgtattttatattcCTGTAGGACTCACTTCGTTCCAGAAGGAtttgattgaaatattgatttcTATACATTCTAAAGCATTTAAAACAGAGTTGGGCATTGGTGAAGGCGATTCTGTAAAGGCAGAAGAAGATCGGAAGGATACAAATACCAGTTTGACTACACTATCTAATATACAGATGACATATATGTTTGATAGTGGTATATGGAGCGTTTTAAACCATCCATGTCTGATTGTGGACCACTATATGCCAAGACAGTTCTTGTTAATGGAGCCTACTGAAAGATTGATAAATTCAagtgataaatttaaacaattagaTATGTTTTTAACCAGTTTACTATCTAGAAATCGTACAACATTTCCAGGTGTTGTTAAAATTGCATTGGTTTCACACGGTGTGAGAGAGTTAGATTTGTTGGAAAGCTATATATTGGgtaagaaattaaaaatattaagaCTATCTGGGAAGTCTCTTTATAAAGAAGGTTATCAATATCCGGTTTCTtctgaaaataataaacagAAGAGTaaaagaaggaaaaaaGATTCTTCTTCTGATTCATCGTCTTCCCATGATTCTTCTCCAAACACTACCGCAGCCAACAGATATACAGGTTATGCTAAGGATGACTATGATTATTCATCGAAAAGGAACAAGAATCTTGATAGcaaagaagagaaagaagattggatatttttaacaacttcaaaccatttattaaacaatcCTAAATTACTTTCAGAATAcgatattgatattattatcagtTTTGATCCTTTGTTAGATCCAAATATGGAAGCATttaagaatataaaaaatctcaagaataataaaactgccaaaaaattatcaattataaAACTAGTCGTTAAGGATTCGCCAgatcattttattttacataaaaaaatgtcatataaaaaagataattaccagaatattttaaaatcgATTACCCATTTCTTACTGACTAGAGAAAGTGTAATTCCAACAACTACAATAGCCTGCAAATCGAATGAGAAAATAGAAACGACAGAAAGATATCCAAAAATTGCCTATAGAGAATTCATAGAAAAACTTTTACTAGGAGAAGATATCAAACGTATTCTCCCTGAATTAGAGTTGAGTACTAACACACATTTAAACGATGAGGATGAGATTCTTAAATGTTGCAAAAGTACATTATGTCCACTGGATTATTCTGATTTACAGTTAGATAATGACACCACTATTACAAACATTAAGACTTACCAATCCACTTTAATGAAGAGAACCATAGAGAGAATGAAATCTTTACAAAATGATTATGggattaaaaaaaatatcatattgAATAAGAGAGTTGAAGAAACAAACATTCAAAACAGCTTTGATGAACTAAAACATTCGATAGGTGAAACATTTAAAAAGTCACAAGAAATGGAAAAACTGGCAAATAATTCTGAAAAGACTTTGGAAAAAGCACAATCtgaaaaagataaattaaaggCCAAACTTACTAAATTACAGTCcaaaaaattagaattatcAAAACTATTGAGTGCCGAAACTGATTCAGCGGTATCAGATCTTAAGACTAATTATTTGTcacaaattgaaaattttactaaagaatttgaacaaattaaaaaaattaatgatgatttatcTAAGAAGAATGATGATTTAAGATTAGATTACCAACAAAAGTCTTCAAAAGCTGCAGAACTTGCACAAACATTGAAATCAGAAATAGAAAGACATGATagtttgaaaaaattactAGAAGGACCCACTGCTTCTTTGGAATACCAAAGTGCTGTTGATTTAGAAAAAAGGCTACTCAATGacaaattgaatttaaaaaatgaaaacaatttattgaaaagttaCATGGAACAAGTGAAGAAACAATATGAAGCTAATAGAACCGGTGGTTTGAAAGCaacatcatcttcatcagcTACCAATTCACCAAATTCCTCATCGAGTGATACTCCAAGTAATCAAACTTCTACCAACAAATACGGAAGACAAAGAAGTACTAGATAG